In one window of Bos taurus isolate L1 Dominette 01449 registration number 42190680 breed Hereford chromosome 15, ARS-UCD2.0, whole genome shotgun sequence DNA:
- the METTL15 gene encoding 12S rRNA N(4)-cytidine methyltransferase METTL15 isoform X2, with protein sequence MLKILQARLQQYMNHELPDVQAGFRKGRGTRDQIANIRWIIEKAREFQKNIYFFFIDYAKAFDCVDHNKVQKILQEMGIPDHLTCLLRNLYAGQEATVRTGHGTTDWFQIGKGVCQGCILSPCLFNFYTEYIMRNAGLEEAQAGIKIAGRNINNLRYADDTTLMADSEEELKSLLMKMKEESEKVGLKFNIQKTKIMASGPISSVQFSSSVMSDSATPGIPALQASLSITNSWNSFKLKSIESVMPSSHLILCCPLVLLPPIPPSIRVFSSESTLLMRWPKYWSFSFNIIPCKEHPGLISFRMDCKNFSLQSKDSQESSPTPQFKSINSSALSFRHSPTLTSIPDYWKNHSLD encoded by the coding sequence atgctcaaaattctccaagccaggcttcagcaatacatgaaccatgaacttccagatgttcaagctggttttagaaaaggcagaggaaccagagatcaaattgccaacatccgttggatcatcgaaaaagcaagagagttccagaaaaacatctatttcttctttattgactatgccaaagcctttgactgtgtggatcacaataaagtgcagaaaattcttcaagagatgggaataccagaccacctgacctgcctcttgagaaacctgtatgcaggtcaggaagcaacagttagaactggacatggaacaacagactggttccaaataggaaaaggagtatgtcaaggctgtatattgtcaccctgcttatttaacttctatacagagtacatcatgagaaacgcagggctggaagaagcacaagctggaatcaagattgccgggagaaatatcaataacctcagatatgcagatgataccacccttatggcagatagtgaagaggaactaaaaagccttttgatgaaaatgaaagaggagagtgaaaaagttggcttaaagttcaacattcagaaaacgaagatcatggcatctggtcccatcagttcagttcagttcagtagctcagtcatgtctgactctgcgactccaggaatcccagcactccaggcctccctgtccatcaccaattcctggaattCATTCAAACtgaagtccatcgagtcggtgatgccatccagccatctcatcctctgttgtccccttgtcctcctgcccccaatccctcccagcatcagagtcttttccagtgagtcaactcttctcatgagatggccaaaatactggagtttcagctttaacataattccttgcaaagaacacccaggactgatctcctttagaatggactgcaagaatttctccttgcagtccaaggactctcaagagtcttctccaacaccacagttcaaaagcatcaattcttcggcactcagctttcgtcacagtccaactctcacatccatacctgactactggaaaaaccatagccttgactag